In Musa acuminata AAA Group cultivar baxijiao chromosome BXJ2-8, Cavendish_Baxijiao_AAA, whole genome shotgun sequence, one genomic interval encodes:
- the LOC135618183 gene encoding squamosa promoter-binding-like protein 16 encodes MDWDLRTPPWNLAELDRDAELSIGSVVVGPSGGGLGCRSTGVDFSVDLKLGGLGDFGSSHKCTEQPTVATSTVSPSGPPKRPRAPVNGCRSVSCLVDGCTADLSNCREYHRRHKVCEVHSKTPLVMVRGQEQRFCQQCSRFHLLEEFDEAKRSCRKRLDGHNRRRRKPQPDSVNSGSLFLDHQGFSAAYPQIFPVAAPESNWARMFKTEDGTLYAPSQFINHHQHFPNSSYSISKERRQMPFFQDSKTVLDIKSTPQVSVDQLNLSTNTPSGSSGCNSKMFNEGLTRVFNSDCALSLLSSPTQTSDINLSHMMPLADRIPTGQPIVSCLQYGSLMQYFRSQASENVTPTGFSCAGMEGQHTGTVLVSDRASDAEINCQNIFHVLGEGSSDATCQTLPFSWH; translated from the exons ATGGACTGGGATCTCAGGACGCCTCCATGGAACCTGGCAGAACTGGACCGTGATGCCGAGCTAAGCATCGGCTCGGTAGTGGTCGGTCCCAGCGGTGGCGGCCTCGGGTGCCGGTCGACTGGGGTGGATTTCTCAGTCGATCTGAAGCTTGGGGGACTGGGAGACTTTGGGTCATCACACAAGTGCACCGAACAACCCACTGTGGCAACGTCGACGGTGTCTCCCTCTGGTCCACCGAAGAGGCCGCGAGCCCCTGTGAATGGCTGCCGCAGCGTCTCGTGCTTGGTCGACGGCTGCACGGCTGATCTTAGTAACTGCAGGGAGTATCACCGGCGCCACAAGGTCTGCGAGGTGCACTCCAAGACCCCACTGGTGATGGTCCGCGGGCAAGAACAGCGCTTCTGCCAGCAGTGCAGTAG ATTTCATTTGCTAGAGGAATTTGATGAGGCTAAACGAAGTTGTAGGAAACGTCTCGATGGGCATAATAGACGTCGAAGGAAACCCCAGCCAGATTCAGTAAATTCTGGGAGCTTGTTTCTAGATCACCAAG GGTTTTCTGCTGCTTATCCTCAAATATTTCCAGTTGCTGCACCAGAGTCTAACTGGGCTAGAATGTTCAAAACGGAGGACGGTACTCTATATGCTCCTTCACAATTCATCAACCACCACCAACATTTTCCAAACTCCTCTTACAGCATCAGCAAAGAAAGAAGGCAAATGCCTTTCTTTCAAGATAGCAAGACTGTGCTGGATATCAAATCGACACCACAAGTTTCTGTAGATCAGCTGAATCTTAGTACAAACACACCCTCTGGAAGCAGCGGATGCAACAGCAAGATGTTTAACGAAGGGCTAACCCGAGTCTTCAACTCCGAttgtgctctctctcttctgtcatcTCCAACTCAGACTTCAGATATAAACCTAAGCCATATGATGCCACTAGCTGATCGGATCCCTACGGGTCAGCCCATCGTTTCATGTTTGCAGTATGGCAGTCTCATGCAGTACTTTCGGTCGCAGGCGTCTGAAAACGTGACGCCAACCGGATTTTCCTGTGCTGGGATGGAGGGCCAGCATACAGGAACCGTTTTGGTTTCTGATCGTGCTAGTGATGCTGAGATTAATTGCcagaatatatttcatgttttagGTGAAGGTTCTTCTGATGCAACGTGCCAGACTCTTCCCTTCTCGTGGCATTAG